One Setaria italica strain Yugu1 chromosome II, Setaria_italica_v2.0, whole genome shotgun sequence DNA segment encodes these proteins:
- the LOC101773024 gene encoding transcription factor MYC2, with protein sequence MDDLRLSPCNSFSPPSPPPFFSHAGHPIIEFTSCEVPEQWLLGDVVVAKNEGYDDGDDLWPVGSTLSTDSELSVQPAPPPQPAPQQQEPGATVPAQRPGKRRGRKPGTRPDGPTVSHVEAERQRREKLNRRFCDLRAAVPTVSRMDKASLLADAAAYIAELRARVARLEAESRRAAAARWEPPVAASSCGPPGAPGHGDEAVEVRMLGPDAAAVRATSAAPHAAARLMVALRSLELHVQHACVTRVHGMTVQDVVVDVPAQLHDDDGLRAALLQMLQDSG encoded by the coding sequence ATGGACGACCTGCGGCTGTCCCCGTGCAACTCCTTCtccccgccctcgccgccgcccttcttctCCCACGCCGGCCACCCGATCATCGAGTTCACCTCATGCGAGGTCCCCGAGCAATGGCTGCTCGGTGACGTCGTCGTCGCCAAGAACGAGGGCTACGACGACGGGGACGACCTGTGGCCCGTGGGGAGCACCCTCTCGACGGACTCCGAGCTCTCCGTgcagccggcgccgcctccacagccggcgccgcagcagcaggagccCGGCGCCACGGTCCCGGCGCAGCGCCCGGGGAAGCGGCGGGGCCGGAAGCCCGGCACCCGCCCGGACGGCCCCACCGTCAGCCACGTGGAGGCTGAGCGGCAGCGCCGGGAGAAGCTGAACCGCCGATTCTgcgacctccgcgccgccgtccccaccGTGTCGCGGATGGACAAGGCCTccctcctcgccgacgccgccgcctacATCGCCGAGCTCCGCGCCCGCGTCGCGCGGCTCGAGGCCGAGTCGAGGCGCGCCGCTGCCGCGAGGTGGGagccacccgtcgccgcctcctcgtGCGGCCCCCCGGGAGCCCCCGGCCACGGCGACGAGGCGGTGGAGGTGCGGATGCTGGGGCCCGACGCGGCCGCGGTGCGAGCGACGAGCGCcgccccgcacgccgccgcgcggcTGATGGTGGCGCTCCGCTCCCTGGAGCTGCACGTCCAGCACGCCTGCGTCACCCGCGTGCACGGCATGACCGTGCaggacgtcgtcgtcgacgtgcCCGCCCAGCTCCATGACGATgacggcctccgcgccgcgctgcTCCAGATGCTGCAGGACAGCGGCTAG
- the LOC101773431 gene encoding DNA polymerase delta subunit 4 isoform X2, with amino-acid sequence MASSGMKDFYRQKKKGGVTKASSSSKKKTQQYTGGASVGAPDTAQTSALVSHGSWDLKDDFGDQEEQLRQFDMDTKFGPCIGVSRLQRWERASAMGLQPPAHLRDLLLRIPSTKNRSDSTPSVECLWEGKV; translated from the exons ATGGCATCTAGTGGCATGAAAGATTTTTACCggcagaaaaagaaaggaggtgTGACAAAGGCGTCATCATCTTCCAAGAAGAAAACACAGCAGTACACTGGAGGGGCCTCTGTCGGGGCCCCGGACACTGCTCAGACATCAGCACTAGTTTCTCATGGTTCCTGGGATCTCAAAG ATGATTTTGGTGACCAAGAGGAGCAGCTGCGACAATTTGACATGGACACGAAGTTTGGCCCATGTATTGGTGTTTCTAGGCTTCAGCGCTGGGAGCGTGCTTCTGCCATGGGCCTCCAGCCACCAGCCCATCTCCGGGATCTCTTACTGCGTATTCCATCAACAAAGAATCGCAGTGACAGCACTCCCTCTGTCGAGTGCCTCTGGGAGGGTAAagt ctag
- the LOC101773431 gene encoding uncharacterized protein LOC101773431 isoform X1, which yields MASSGMKDFYRQKKKGGVTKASSSSKKKTQQYTGGASVGAPDTAQTSALVSHGSWDLKDDFGDQEEQLRQFDMDTKFGPCIGVSRLQRWERASAMGLQPPAHLRDLLLRIPSTKNRSDSTPSVECLWEGKVGVFGNTLLKFNTCHIGCLDAN from the exons ATGGCATCTAGTGGCATGAAAGATTTTTACCggcagaaaaagaaaggaggtgTGACAAAGGCGTCATCATCTTCCAAGAAGAAAACACAGCAGTACACTGGAGGGGCCTCTGTCGGGGCCCCGGACACTGCTCAGACATCAGCACTAGTTTCTCATGGTTCCTGGGATCTCAAAG ATGATTTTGGTGACCAAGAGGAGCAGCTGCGACAATTTGACATGGACACGAAGTTTGGCCCATGTATTGGTGTTTCTAGGCTTCAGCGCTGGGAGCGTGCTTCTGCCATGGGCCTCCAGCCACCAGCCCATCTCCGGGATCTCTTACTGCGTATTCCATCAACAAAGAATCGCAGTGACAGCACTCCCTCTGTCGAGTGCCTCTGGGAGGGTAAagtgggggtgtttggcaacaccctgttaaagtttaacacctgtcacatcggatgtttagatgctaattag